One Citricoccus sp. K5 DNA window includes the following coding sequences:
- a CDS encoding DNA-directed RNA polymerase subunit alpha, which produces MLIAQRPTLTEEVVADNRSRFIIEPLEPGFGYTLGNSLRRTLLSSIPGAAVTSIRVDGVLHEFSTVAGVKEDVTEVILNIKKLSVSSEHDEPVVAYLRKQGPGVVTAADITSPAGVEVHNPDLHIATLNGKGKFDMELIVERGRGYVTAAQNKTGDAEIGRIPVDSIYSPVLKVTFKVEATRVEQRTDFDRLILDVETKESMLPRDAVASAGTTLVELFGLARELNLEAEGIEIGPSPTDTTVAADMALPIEDLEMTVRSYNCLKREGIHTVGELVARSEADLMDIRNFGAKSIDEVKEKLTELGLSLKDSPAGYDPSLHSQESEESYGEY; this is translated from the coding sequence GTGCTCATTGCACAGCGCCCCACGCTGACTGAAGAAGTCGTTGCCGACAACCGTTCCCGGTTCATCATCGAACCGCTGGAGCCCGGTTTCGGCTACACCCTCGGAAACTCCCTTCGCCGGACCCTGTTGTCCTCCATCCCGGGCGCTGCTGTCACCAGCATCCGCGTGGATGGGGTGCTGCACGAGTTCAGCACCGTCGCCGGTGTGAAGGAAGACGTCACCGAGGTCATCCTGAACATCAAGAAGCTCTCGGTCTCCTCCGAGCACGATGAGCCCGTGGTCGCCTACCTGCGTAAGCAGGGTCCCGGCGTCGTCACCGCTGCGGACATCACGTCCCCGGCCGGCGTCGAGGTCCACAACCCGGACCTGCACATTGCCACCCTCAACGGCAAGGGCAAGTTCGACATGGAGCTCATCGTCGAGCGTGGCCGCGGCTACGTCACGGCAGCCCAGAACAAGACCGGTGACGCGGAGATCGGCCGGATCCCGGTCGACTCCATCTACTCGCCGGTCCTGAAGGTCACCTTCAAGGTCGAGGCCACCCGCGTGGAGCAGCGCACCGACTTCGATCGCCTGATCCTCGACGTCGAGACCAAGGAGTCCATGCTTCCGCGTGACGCCGTGGCCTCTGCCGGCACCACCCTGGTGGAGCTCTTCGGCCTGGCCCGTGAGCTGAACCTGGAAGCCGAAGGCATCGAGATCGGCCCGAGCCCGACGGACACCACGGTGGCCGCCGACATGGCATTGCCGATCGAGGATCTGGAAATGACCGTGCGCTCCTACAACTGCCTGAAGCGCGAGGGCATCCACACCGTTGGCGAGCTCGTTGCTCGCTCCGAGGCCGATCTCATGGACATCCGGAACTTCGGTGCCAAGTCCATCGACGAGGTCAAGGAAAAGCTGACCGAACTGGGTCTGTCCCTGAAGGACTCCCCGGCTGGCTATGACCCCTCGCTGCACTCCCAGGAGTCCGAGG
- the rpsK gene encoding 30S ribosomal protein S11, with protein sequence MPPKTRAAVTRKPRRKDKKNITVGQAHIKSTFNNTIVSITDTTGAVISWASAGDVGFKGSRKSTPYAAQMAAEKAAKAAQEHGLRKVDVFVKGPGSGRETAIRSLQAAGLEVGSISDVTPSAHNGCRPAKRRRV encoded by the coding sequence ATGCCCCCCAAGACACGTGCTGCGGTCACCCGCAAGCCTCGTCGCAAGGACAAGAAGAACATCACCGTGGGCCAGGCCCACATCAAGAGCACCTTCAACAACACCATCGTGTCCATCACGGACACCACCGGTGCTGTCATCTCGTGGGCCTCGGCCGGCGATGTGGGATTCAAGGGCTCCCGCAAGTCCACCCCCTATGCCGCACAGATGGCTGCCGAGAAGGCAGCCAAGGCGGCTCAGGAGCACGGACTGCGCAAAGTTGACGTCTTCGTGAAGGGTCCCGGCTCCGGCCGCGAGACCGCGATCCGCTCGCTTCAGGCTGCAGGCCTCGAGGTCGGCTCCATCTCGGACGTCACCCCTTCTGCCCACAATGGTTGCCGCCCGGCCAAGCGCCGCCGCGTCTGA
- the rpsM gene encoding 30S ribosomal protein S13 produces the protein MARLAGVDIPREKRVVIALTYIFGVGQTRSEQAIEATGIDPNTRVKDLEDEQLVALRDYIEANFKVEGDLRREVAADIRRKVEIGSYQGIRHRRGMPVHGQRTKTNARTRKGPKKTVAGKKK, from the coding sequence ATGGCACGTCTAGCAGGCGTCGACATCCCGCGCGAAAAGCGCGTCGTCATCGCTCTCACGTACATCTTCGGTGTGGGCCAGACCCGCTCCGAGCAGGCCATCGAAGCGACGGGCATCGACCCGAACACTCGCGTCAAGGACCTGGAAGACGAACAGCTGGTTGCACTGCGCGACTACATCGAGGCGAACTTCAAGGTGGAGGGTGACCTGCGCCGCGAGGTGGCAGCCGACATCCGCCGCAAGGTCGAGATCGGCTCCTACCAGGGTATCCGCCACCGCCGCGGCATGCCTGTCCACGGCCAGCGCACGAAGACCAACGCCCGTACCCGCAAGGGCCCGAAGAAGACTGTCGCCGGCAAGAAGAAGTAG
- the rpmJ gene encoding 50S ribosomal protein L36: protein MKVQPSVKRICDKCQVVRRKGRVLVICENPRHKQRQG, encoded by the coding sequence ATGAAGGTTCAGCCGAGCGTGAAGCGGATCTGTGACAAGTGCCAGGTGGTGCGCCGTAAGGGCCGCGTCCTGGTGATCTGCGAGAACCCACGCCACAAGCAGCGCCAGGGCTGA
- the infA gene encoding translation initiation factor IF-1 yields MAKKEGVIEVEGTVSEALPNAMFRVRLQNEHVVLATISGKMRQHYIRILPEDRVVVELSPYDLNRGRIVYRYK; encoded by the coding sequence ATGGCTAAGAAGGAAGGTGTCATCGAGGTCGAGGGCACGGTCAGTGAAGCATTGCCGAACGCAATGTTCCGCGTCCGTCTGCAGAACGAGCATGTCGTTCTGGCCACGATCTCGGGAAAGATGCGTCAGCACTACATCCGAATCCTCCCCGAGGACCGGGTCGTCGTGGAACTTAGCCCATACGACCTCAACCGGGGTCGTATCGTGTACCGCTACAAGTAA
- the map gene encoding type I methionyl aminopeptidase, which yields MNRRQVELKSVPQMQTMHRAGLVLHRALDAAVAAAVPGTTTAAVDAVFAAVLEEAGATPNFLGYYGYPATICASVNEEVVHGIPGERVLQAGDVLKIDGGCIIDGWHSDSARTVVLGSSAAGTADPEDERLSEITRQALWHGIAAFATAKYVGDIGDAIDDFVSEQPGAPLGILQDYVGHGIGTAMHQAPDVLNYRSRHRGPKVKPGLCLAIEPMLVRGGLATDVLTDDWTVVTRDGARASQWEHSVARHRGGIWVLSMPDGGAADLAPLGVVPVPIGE from the coding sequence ATGAACCGCCGCCAGGTCGAACTGAAGTCCGTCCCGCAGATGCAGACCATGCATCGTGCTGGACTGGTCCTTCATCGCGCCCTGGATGCGGCCGTCGCGGCGGCTGTCCCGGGAACGACGACGGCCGCCGTCGACGCCGTGTTCGCTGCGGTTCTCGAGGAGGCCGGCGCCACGCCGAACTTCCTGGGGTACTACGGCTACCCCGCCACCATCTGCGCCTCGGTGAACGAGGAAGTGGTGCACGGGATCCCGGGGGAGCGGGTCCTCCAGGCCGGGGACGTCCTGAAGATCGACGGTGGCTGCATCATCGACGGCTGGCACTCCGACTCGGCCCGCACCGTGGTTCTCGGGTCCTCGGCGGCCGGCACGGCCGATCCGGAGGACGAGCGGCTGTCCGAGATCACTCGCCAGGCCCTGTGGCACGGCATCGCTGCGTTCGCCACGGCCAAGTACGTCGGCGACATCGGTGACGCCATCGATGATTTCGTCTCCGAACAGCCCGGCGCCCCGCTGGGCATCCTGCAGGACTACGTGGGTCACGGCATCGGCACGGCCATGCACCAGGCGCCGGACGTACTGAACTACCGGTCCCGGCACCGTGGCCCCAAGGTCAAGCCGGGGCTGTGCCTGGCGATTGAGCCCATGCTCGTGCGCGGCGGCCTGGCCACTGACGTCCTCACCGACGACTGGACCGTGGTCACCCGTGACGGGGCCCGCGCCAGCCAGTGGGAGCACTCGGTCGCGCGGCATCGCGGCGGCATCTGGGTGCTCTCCATGCCCGACGGCGGCGCGGCCGACCTCGCCCCGCTCGGCGTGGTGCCCGTTCCCATCGGCGAGTAG
- a CDS encoding adenylate kinase, with protein MTRMLMMGPPGSGKGTQASRIADKLGIVAISTGDIFRYNVKEMTELGKEAKKYMDNGDFVPDEVTNRMVADRIRQSDAEHGFLLDGYPRTAGQVEALDGFLTEDGQALTVVIELTVPDEELVARLLNRAETDGRADDTAEVIQHRLDLYHEQTQAVIESYVSRGIVARVDGTGQIDDITERLLQAVYSVRERTGNLPVVQPIGQGDAENPE; from the coding sequence ATGACCCGCATGCTGATGATGGGCCCTCCTGGGTCCGGCAAGGGCACCCAGGCTTCCCGTATTGCGGACAAGCTCGGCATCGTGGCCATTTCCACGGGCGACATCTTCCGGTACAACGTCAAGGAAATGACGGAGCTCGGCAAGGAAGCCAAGAAGTACATGGACAATGGCGACTTCGTTCCGGACGAGGTCACCAACCGCATGGTCGCCGACCGCATCCGCCAGTCTGACGCCGAGCACGGCTTCCTGCTGGACGGTTATCCGCGTACTGCCGGTCAGGTGGAGGCCCTTGACGGCTTCCTGACGGAGGACGGACAGGCGTTGACCGTCGTCATCGAGCTGACGGTTCCGGACGAGGAACTCGTCGCACGACTGCTGAATCGTGCAGAGACCGACGGGCGTGCTGACGACACCGCCGAGGTCATCCAGCACCGCCTGGACCTCTACCACGAGCAGACACAGGCCGTGATCGAGTCCTACGTGTCCCGCGGCATCGTGGCCCGCGTGGACGGCACCGGCCAGATCGACGACATCACCGAGCGACTGCTCCAGGCCGTGTACTCCGTCCGTGAGCGCACCGGCAACCTCCCTGTGGTCCAGCCGATCGGCCAGGGCGACGCCGAGAATCCCGAGTAG
- the secY gene encoding preprotein translocase subunit SecY — MFSAIARVFRTPDLRRKIWFTLGIVVIYRLGAFVPAPGVDYGTVQVCLDQGNTTGGLYSFVNMFSGGAMLQVSVFALGIMPYITAAIIVQLLRVVIPRFEELQKEGAQGQSKLTQYTRYLTVALALLNATTIVSLARTGALLGCNLPIVPDDSLPVILLMIVTLTSGTVLIMWLGELITERGVGNGMSLLIFLSIAAGFPAGLGQIWSTQGWRVFGIVLIVGLLTIMAVVFVEESQRRVPVQYAKRQIGRRTVGGTSTYIPIKVNMAGVIPVIFASSIMMLPGILIQFNTPQDGTTPPQWVIFLSEYFGTGSHPVYMILFFLLTIGFTYFYVTITFNPVEISDNMKKYGGFIPGVRAGRPTEKYLEYVISRITFPGAMYLGVLAMIPMIAFVLINADQNFPFGGISILIMVGVALQTIKQINAQMEQHNYEGLLR, encoded by the coding sequence TTGTTCAGCGCGATTGCCCGGGTTTTCCGGACGCCCGACCTGAGGCGAAAGATCTGGTTTACCCTAGGGATCGTCGTCATCTACCGGCTCGGGGCGTTCGTTCCTGCCCCCGGTGTTGACTACGGGACCGTGCAGGTCTGCCTGGATCAGGGCAACACCACGGGCGGCCTGTACTCGTTCGTGAACATGTTCTCCGGCGGCGCGATGCTGCAGGTCTCCGTCTTCGCCCTCGGCATCATGCCGTACATCACGGCGGCCATCATTGTGCAGCTGCTGCGGGTGGTCATTCCCCGCTTCGAGGAGCTGCAGAAGGAAGGCGCCCAGGGCCAGTCCAAGCTGACCCAGTACACGCGTTACCTCACCGTGGCGCTGGCGCTGCTGAACGCCACGACCATCGTCTCCCTGGCACGCACCGGTGCTCTGCTCGGCTGTAACCTGCCGATCGTGCCGGATGACAGCCTCCCGGTGATCCTGCTGATGATCGTCACCCTGACGTCGGGAACCGTGCTGATCATGTGGCTCGGCGAGCTCATCACCGAGCGGGGCGTGGGCAACGGCATGTCCCTGCTGATCTTCCTGTCCATCGCCGCCGGCTTCCCGGCCGGCCTGGGCCAGATCTGGTCCACGCAGGGCTGGCGCGTGTTCGGCATCGTGCTGATCGTCGGCCTGCTGACCATCATGGCCGTCGTGTTCGTGGAGGAGTCCCAGCGCCGCGTGCCCGTGCAGTACGCCAAGCGCCAGATCGGCCGCCGTACCGTGGGCGGGACGTCCACCTACATCCCGATCAAGGTGAACATGGCCGGCGTGATCCCCGTGATCTTCGCGTCCTCCATCATGATGCTCCCGGGCATCCTCATCCAGTTCAACACCCCGCAGGACGGCACCACCCCGCCGCAGTGGGTCATCTTCCTCTCCGAGTACTTCGGCACCGGATCGCACCCGGTCTACATGATCCTGTTCTTCCTGTTGACGATCGGTTTCACGTACTTCTACGTGACGATCACGTTCAACCCGGTCGAGATCAGCGACAACATGAAGAAATACGGCGGTTTCATCCCGGGTGTCCGTGCTGGCCGCCCGACCGAGAAGTATCTCGAGTACGTCATCAGCAGGATCACCTTCCCGGGCGCGATGTACCTTGGTGTCCTGGCGATGATCCCCATGATCGCCTTCGTGCTGATCAACGCCGACCAGAACTTCCCGTTCGGCGGCATCTCGATCCTCATCATGGTTGGCGTTGCGTTGCAGACCATCAAGCAGATCAATGCGCAGATGGAGCAGCACAACTACGAGGGCCTGCTGCGGTAG
- the rplO gene encoding 50S ribosomal protein L15, giving the protein MADERSVDNTVEGANAIKVHDLRPAPGSKKSKTRVGRGEASKGKTAGRGTKGTKARYQVKAGFEGGQVPLQMRLPKLRGFKNPFKVEFQVVNLDKLSEHFPAGGDVTVDDLIAKGLVRKNQPVKVLGTGEITVAVNVKANAFSSSAAEKISAAGGSTETL; this is encoded by the coding sequence ATGGCTGATGAACGCTCAGTTGACAACACTGTCGAAGGCGCGAACGCGATCAAGGTCCACGACCTGCGTCCGGCCCCCGGGTCCAAGAAGTCCAAGACCCGCGTGGGTCGCGGCGAGGCATCCAAGGGCAAGACCGCTGGCCGCGGTACCAAGGGCACCAAGGCGCGCTACCAGGTGAAGGCCGGCTTCGAAGGTGGCCAGGTGCCGCTGCAGATGCGTCTGCCGAAGCTGCGTGGCTTCAAGAACCCGTTCAAGGTCGAGTTCCAGGTCGTGAACCTGGACAAGCTGTCGGAGCACTTCCCGGCCGGCGGCGACGTGACCGTGGACGATCTGATCGCCAAGGGCCTGGTCCGCAAGAACCAGCCGGTGAAGGTCCTCGGGACCGGCGAGATCACCGTGGCGGTGAACGTGAAGGCGAACGCCTTCTCGTCCTCCGCAGCGGAGAAGATCTCCGCAGCCGGCGGGTCCACCGAGACCCTCTGA
- the rpmD gene encoding 50S ribosomal protein L30 — protein MANFSTRKNVAVSDATLEITQIKSAIGGKQNQRDTLRSLGLKRIGHTVNRKADEVTVGMVNTVPHLVKVEEVNNG, from the coding sequence ATGGCTAATTTCAGCACGCGTAAGAACGTCGCCGTGAGCGATGCCACGCTGGAAATCACCCAGATCAAGTCCGCCATCGGCGGTAAGCAGAACCAGCGCGACACCCTGCGGTCCCTCGGCCTCAAGCGGATCGGCCACACGGTCAACCGCAAGGCCGATGAGGTCACCGTGGGCATGGTCAACACCGTGCCGCACCTGGTGAAGGTTGAGGAGGTCAACAATGGCTGA
- the rpsE gene encoding 30S ribosomal protein S5, whose amino-acid sequence MTENTENTAVGGASETAAGSASQSTEGQGNRGGRGGNDRGRGGNAGGNDRGGRGGRRDDRGGRGGRDDDKDKFLERVVAINRVSKVVKGGRRFSFTALVIVGDGDGLVGVGYGKAKEVPAAIQKGVEEAKKSFFRVPRVGSTIPHLVQGEDAAGVVLLRPASPGTGVIAGGPVRAVLECAGIHDVLSKSMGSANVINIVRGTVDALKQLEEPQSVAARRGKTLDEVAPHAMLRTMEQDRAKKSEKAGAANG is encoded by the coding sequence GTGACCGAAAACACCGAGAACACTGCCGTTGGTGGCGCGTCTGAGACCGCTGCCGGTTCGGCCAGCCAGTCCACTGAAGGCCAGGGCAACCGTGGCGGGCGTGGCGGCAACGACCGCGGCCGCGGCGGCAACGCCGGCGGTAACGACCGCGGTGGCCGTGGCGGACGCCGCGACGACCGTGGTGGCCGTGGCGGTCGCGACGACGACAAGGACAAGTTCCTGGAGCGCGTCGTGGCCATCAACCGTGTGTCCAAGGTCGTCAAGGGTGGTCGTCGGTTCTCCTTCACCGCCCTGGTGATCGTGGGCGACGGCGACGGCCTGGTGGGCGTCGGCTACGGCAAGGCTAAGGAAGTTCCGGCAGCCATCCAGAAGGGCGTGGAAGAGGCCAAGAAGTCCTTCTTCCGCGTTCCGCGCGTCGGCTCCACCATCCCGCACCTCGTGCAGGGTGAGGACGCCGCCGGTGTGGTGCTCCTGCGTCCGGCTTCCCCGGGTACCGGCGTGATCGCCGGTGGTCCGGTCCGCGCCGTGCTGGAGTGCGCAGGTATTCACGACGTGCTGTCGAAGTCGATGGGGTCCGCCAACGTGATCAACATCGTGCGCGGCACCGTGGATGCCCTCAAGCAGCTGGAGGAGCCCCAGTCCGTGGCTGCCCGTCGTGGCAAGACCCTGGACGAGGTCGCTCCTCACGCGATGCTCCGCACCATGGAGCAGGATCGCGCGAAGAAGAGCGAGAAGGCAGGTGCCGCCAATGGCTAA
- the rplR gene encoding 50S ribosomal protein L18, whose translation MSTLKVKGKGKFVSRTRRHLRVRKRISGTAVRPRLVVNRSARHIFVQVVDDTRGVTLASASTMEADLRALEGDKSAKAKKVGELVAERSKAAGIEAVVFDRGGNKYHGRVAAVADGAREGGLQL comes from the coding sequence ATGTCCACGCTGAAAGTGAAGGGCAAGGGGAAGTTCGTCTCCCGCACCCGCCGCCACTTGCGCGTTCGCAAGCGGATCTCCGGCACTGCCGTCCGTCCCCGTCTGGTGGTCAACCGCTCCGCACGTCACATCTTCGTGCAGGTCGTGGACGACACCCGCGGTGTCACCCTGGCCTCGGCCTCCACCATGGAAGCCGACCTGCGCGCCCTCGAGGGCGACAAGTCCGCCAAGGCGAAGAAGGTCGGCGAGCTGGTGGCCGAGCGTTCCAAGGCCGCCGGCATTGAGGCCGTGGTCTTCGACCGCGGCGGCAACAAGTACCACGGTCGTGTGGCCGCCGTCGCTGACGGTGCCCGGGAAGGTGGGCTGCAGCTGTGA
- the rplF gene encoding 50S ribosomal protein L6: MSRIGRLPITVPSGVEIKIDGSNVAVKGPKGELSHVVASPIEVSFEEGTITVTRPNDERESRSLHGLTRTLISNMIVGVTDGYEKQLEVIGTGYRVLAKGSDLEFALGYSHPVPVKAPEGISFKVEGNKVTVVGIDKQRVGETAANIRKLRRPDPYKGKGVRYAGEVIRRKAGKAGK; this comes from the coding sequence ATGTCACGTATTGGACGTCTTCCGATTACCGTGCCGTCCGGCGTCGAGATCAAGATCGACGGATCGAACGTTGCCGTGAAGGGCCCCAAGGGCGAACTGAGCCACGTTGTGGCCAGCCCGATCGAGGTCTCGTTCGAGGAGGGCACCATCACGGTGACCCGCCCGAATGACGAGCGCGAATCGCGTTCGCTGCACGGCCTGACCCGTACCCTCATCTCGAACATGATCGTCGGTGTCACCGACGGTTACGAGAAGCAGCTCGAGGTCATCGGCACCGGTTACCGCGTGCTGGCCAAGGGCTCGGACCTCGAGTTCGCCCTCGGCTACTCGCACCCCGTTCCCGTCAAGGCCCCGGAGGGAATCTCCTTCAAGGTCGAGGGCAACAAGGTGACCGTGGTCGGCATCGACAAGCAGCGCGTCGGCGAGACCGCTGCGAACATCCGCAAGCTGCGCCGTCCTGACCCGTACAAGGGCAAGGGTGTGCGTTACGCAGGCGAGGTTATTCGCCGCAAGGCCGGAAAGGCAGGTAAGTAA
- the rpsH gene encoding 30S ribosomal protein S8 — MTMTDPVADMLTRLRNANSAFHDSVEMPSSKLKIRVADILKSEGYIADYKEEDAQVGKKLVIELKFGPQRERAIAGLRRISKPGLRVYAKSTNLPHVLGGLGIAILSTSSGLLTDRQAAKKGVGGEILAYVW, encoded by the coding sequence ATGACCATGACAGATCCTGTCGCAGACATGCTGACGCGTCTGCGCAACGCCAACTCGGCCTTCCACGATTCCGTGGAAATGCCGTCGTCCAAGCTGAAGATTCGCGTGGCCGACATCCTCAAGTCCGAGGGCTACATCGCTGATTACAAGGAAGAGGACGCCCAGGTGGGCAAGAAGCTCGTCATCGAGCTGAAGTTCGGTCCTCAGCGCGAGCGGGCCATCGCCGGCCTGCGCCGCATCTCCAAGCCCGGTCTGCGCGTGTACGCCAAGTCCACCAACCTGCCGCACGTGCTGGGCGGCCTGGGTATCGCCATCCTGTCCACCTCCTCCGGTCTGCTCACCGACCGCCAGGCAGCCAAGAAGGGCGTAGGTGGGGAAATCCTCGCTTACGTCTGGTAA
- the rplE gene encoding 50S ribosomal protein L5 yields the protein MTEVQTADTTAPKVAPRLKNKYREEIRGTLQEEFAYANLMQIPGLVKVVVNMGVGEAAKDSKIIDGAIRDLTQITGQKPQVTKARKSIAQFKLREGMPIGTHATLRGDRMWEFLDRLVTFALPRIRDFRGLSPKQFDGNGNYTFGLAEQSVFHEIDQDKIDRVRGMDITVVTTAKTDDEGRALLKALGFPFQPFDKPTKSTQK from the coding sequence ATGACTGAGGTGCAGACTGCAGACACCACCGCCCCGAAGGTGGCCCCGCGCCTGAAGAACAAGTACCGCGAAGAGATCCGCGGAACCCTTCAGGAGGAGTTCGCCTACGCCAACCTCATGCAGATCCCCGGCCTCGTGAAGGTCGTCGTGAACATGGGTGTCGGCGAGGCCGCCAAGGACTCGAAGATCATCGACGGCGCCATCCGCGACCTGACCCAGATCACGGGCCAGAAGCCGCAGGTGACCAAGGCCCGCAAGTCCATCGCGCAGTTCAAGCTGCGTGAGGGCATGCCGATCGGCACCCACGCGACCCTGCGTGGCGACCGCATGTGGGAGTTCCTGGACCGCCTGGTCACCTTTGCGCTGCCGCGTATCCGTGACTTCCGCGGCCTGTCGCCGAAGCAGTTCGACGGCAACGGCAACTACACCTTCGGTCTGGCCGAACAGTCGGTCTTCCACGAGATTGACCAGGACAAGATCGACCGCGTGCGCGGCATGGACATCACTGTGGTGACCACCGCCAAGACGGACGACGAGGGACGCGCGCTGCTCAAGGCGCTCGGCTTCCCGTTCCAGCCGTTCGACAAGCCCACGAAGTCCACTCAGAAGTAA
- the rplX gene encoding 50S ribosomal protein L24 gives MSKIKKDDLVQIIAGKDKGKQGKVLRVFPSRDRVLVEGVNRVTKHLRAGQNNNGSTEGGLQVVEAPVHVSNVAVVDPETQKPTRVGYRFETVEKNGESKTVKVRFAKASGKEL, from the coding sequence ATGTCCAAGATCAAGAAGGACGACCTCGTCCAGATCATCGCCGGCAAGGACAAGGGCAAGCAGGGCAAGGTCCTGCGCGTCTTCCCGTCCCGTGACCGGGTGCTGGTGGAAGGCGTCAACCGCGTCACCAAGCACCTGCGTGCCGGCCAGAACAACAACGGTTCCACCGAAGGCGGCCTGCAGGTCGTCGAGGCCCCCGTTCACGTCTCGAACGTGGCCGTCGTGGATCCCGAGACCCAGAAGCCGACCCGTGTGGGTTACCGCTTCGAGACCGTGGAGAAGAACGGCGAGTCCAAGACCGTCAAGGTCCGCTTCGCCAAGGCCTCCGGAAAGGAGCTGTGA
- the rplN gene encoding 50S ribosomal protein L14: protein MIQQESRLKIADNTGAKEILTIRVLGGSGRRYAGIGDTIVATVKDAIPGGNVKKGDVVKAVIVRTKKERRRPDGSYIKFDENAAVILKTDGEPRGTRIFGPVGRELRDKKFMKIVSLAPEVI from the coding sequence GTGATTCAGCAGGAATCGCGGCTTAAGATCGCCGACAACACTGGTGCCAAGGAAATCTTGACCATCCGTGTTCTCGGTGGATCCGGACGCCGCTACGCAGGTATCGGTGACACCATCGTCGCCACCGTGAAGGACGCCATCCCGGGCGGCAACGTCAAGAAGGGCGACGTCGTCAAGGCAGTCATCGTTCGGACCAAGAAGGAACGCCGTCGTCCCGATGGCTCCTACATCAAGTTCGACGAGAACGCCGCCGTCATCCTCAAGACCGATGGCGAGCCCCGCGGCACGCGCATCTTCGGCCCCGTGGGTCGCGAGCTGCGTGACAAGAAGTTCATGAAGATCGTGTCGCTGGCACCGGAGGTGATCTGA
- the rpsQ gene encoding 30S ribosomal protein S17: protein MTENANASAANEASERGYRKSLRGIVVSDKMDKTIVVQVEDLKKHALYGKVLRTSKKLKVHDEENTAGVGDRVILAETRPYSATKRWRLVEVTERAK from the coding sequence GTGACCGAGAACGCGAACGCATCTGCAGCCAACGAGGCCTCGGAGCGCGGCTACCGCAAGTCGCTCCGCGGCATCGTCGTGTCCGACAAGATGGACAAGACGATCGTCGTGCAGGTCGAGGACCTGAAGAAGCACGCCCTGTACGGCAAGGTCCTGCGCACCTCCAAGAAGCTGAAGGTCCACGACGAGGAGAACACCGCCGGCGTCGGCGACCGTGTCATCCTCGCCGAGACCCGTCCGTACTCCGCCACCAAGCGGTGGCGCCTGGTCGAGGTCACCGAGCGCGCCAAGTAA
- the rpmC gene encoding 50S ribosomal protein L29, with the protein MATGSKELNVEALDGLDNARLAEELKRSKEELFNLRFQSATGQLDNHGRLKTVKRDIARIYTILRERELGIREDVEAPAEDVADAKADKASKKTAKKSTQATKAASAEETEKTEKTEEEAK; encoded by the coding sequence ATGGCTACCGGTTCGAAGGAACTGAACGTCGAGGCCCTGGACGGCCTGGACAACGCCCGTTTGGCCGAGGAGCTCAAGCGCTCCAAGGAGGAACTGTTCAACCTGCGTTTCCAGTCGGCCACCGGCCAGCTGGACAACCACGGCCGTCTGAAGACCGTCAAGCGCGACATCGCCCGGATCTACACGATCCTGCGTGAGCGTGAGCTGGGCATCCGCGAGGATGTCGAGGCTCCGGCAGAGGACGTCGCGGACGCCAAGGCTGACAAGGCCTCCAAGAAGACCGCCAAGAAGAGCACCCAGGCAACCAAGGCCGCTTCGGCCGAGGAGACCGAGAAGACCGAGAAGACCGAGGAGGAGGCCAAGTGA
- the rplP gene encoding 50S ribosomal protein L16, translated as MLIPRRVKHRKQHHPKRSGMAKGGTAVTFGEWGIQALTPAYVTNRQIESARIAMTRYIKRGGTVWINIYPDRPLTKKPAETRMGSGKGSPEWWVANIKPGRVLFELSGVSEDVAREALRLAMHKLPLKARIVRREGGE; from the coding sequence ATGTTGATTCCGCGTCGAGTCAAGCACCGCAAGCAGCACCACCCGAAGCGCTCGGGCATGGCCAAGGGCGGCACCGCCGTCACGTTCGGCGAGTGGGGCATCCAGGCCCTGACCCCGGCCTACGTGACCAACCGTCAGATCGAGTCCGCTCGTATCGCCATGACGCGCTACATCAAGCGCGGCGGCACCGTGTGGATCAACATCTACCCGGACCGCCCGCTCACCAAGAAGCCGGCCGAAACCCGCATGGGTTCCGGTAAGGGTTCGCCCGAGTGGTGGGTCGCCAACATCAAGCCGGGTCGTGTGCTCTTCGAGCTCTCCGGCGTCAGCGAGGACGTGGCCCGCGAGGCGCTGCGCCTGGCTATGCACAAGCTGCCTTTGAAGGCACGTATCGTCCGCCGAGAGGGTGGTGAGTGA